In the Corynebacterium kroppenstedtii genome, one interval contains:
- the recO gene encoding DNA repair protein RecO has translation MRQNYRDRALVVRHYDFSEADRIVVLLTHEHGVVRAVAKGVRKNKSRFGGRLAPFVVVDVQLYVGRGSLATLTSAETVRSYNQLIVDSYAKYTAACAVLDVAEKLTVGEEATSCDDAAAAIRDIAYSWPVDVAVQGEQSRVNGDGLPTLRVDKFVLRALAAEGWEPQLFSCAGCGQPGPHHAFSASIGGAVCGACRPPGVLTVPEESLRLAWWLAHDRDAAVRDAWMSSGDSSEFRRIADGCHDLVVEHLQWHLGMKLRTVELMEG, from the coding sequence ATGCGTCAAAATTATCGCGACCGAGCCTTAGTAGTTCGCCATTACGATTTCAGTGAAGCTGACCGCATCGTGGTTTTGCTTACCCATGAGCATGGTGTCGTCAGGGCCGTCGCGAAAGGTGTGCGGAAGAACAAAAGTCGGTTTGGTGGCCGCCTCGCGCCGTTCGTCGTCGTCGATGTACAGCTCTATGTTGGTCGGGGCTCATTGGCAACGTTGACCTCGGCGGAAACAGTCCGCTCCTACAACCAGTTGATTGTGGATTCGTACGCTAAATACACGGCTGCGTGTGCGGTGCTTGATGTGGCCGAGAAACTGACTGTGGGCGAGGAGGCGACGTCATGTGATGACGCCGCAGCGGCGATCCGCGATATCGCGTACTCCTGGCCTGTGGATGTAGCTGTCCAGGGGGAGCAGTCGAGAGTGAACGGCGACGGTTTGCCGACGTTACGCGTCGACAAGTTTGTTCTACGTGCCCTGGCCGCCGAGGGATGGGAGCCGCAACTGTTTTCCTGCGCCGGGTGCGGCCAACCAGGCCCGCACCACGCTTTTTCCGCCTCGATCGGTGGGGCGGTGTGTGGTGCGTGTCGCCCACCTGGAGTCTTGACAGTTCCAGAGGAATCCCTACGTTTGGCGTGGTGGCTTGCCCATGACCGCGACGCGGCGGTTCGCGACGCATGGATGTCGTCGGGCGATTCCTCGGAGTTTCGTCGTATAGCTGACGGTTGCCACGACCTGGTTGTTGAGCATCTGCAGTGGCATCTTGGCATGAAGCTGCGAACCGTGGAGTTGATGGAAGGGTAG
- a CDS encoding isoprenyl transferase, with the protein MNSSSFVQLPSAPPDLPPELIPRHIALVMDGNGRWARERGLPRTEGHKRGEAVLMDAVDGCLEAGVTTLSAYAFSTENWRRSPEEVRFIMGFSRRVLHDHRDELDAKGVRIRWIGRRPRLWRVVIRELERAEAQTVNNTRMTLNMCINYGGRAEIADAMKLVAEKVQSGEISPSDITEKNISSFLYDPEMPDVDLFLRPSGEKRTSNFLLWQSAYAEYVFQDVLFPDFTKNHIWAAIDEYAHRDRRFGGVK; encoded by the coding sequence GTGAATTCTTCGTCATTTGTTCAACTCCCTTCTGCGCCGCCTGATCTTCCCCCTGAATTGATTCCTCGCCACATCGCTTTGGTCATGGATGGGAACGGTCGATGGGCGCGGGAGCGTGGTCTTCCCCGAACGGAGGGGCACAAGCGTGGCGAAGCCGTGCTGATGGACGCTGTTGACGGTTGTCTAGAGGCCGGGGTAACCACATTGTCGGCGTACGCGTTTTCGACTGAGAATTGGCGTCGCAGCCCTGAAGAGGTTCGCTTCATCATGGGGTTTAGCCGGCGGGTGTTGCATGATCACCGTGATGAGCTGGATGCGAAGGGGGTTCGTATTCGCTGGATCGGCCGTCGTCCCCGCTTGTGGCGGGTAGTCATTCGGGAGCTGGAGCGGGCTGAGGCTCAGACGGTGAATAACACGCGGATGACGCTCAACATGTGTATTAATTATGGCGGTCGCGCGGAAATTGCGGATGCCATGAAATTAGTGGCTGAAAAAGTTCAGAGTGGTGAAATTTCTCCTTCAGATATCACTGAAAAAAATATTTCATCATTCTTATATGATCCAGAAATGCCGGATGTAGATTTATTTCTTCGTCCTTCAGGAGAAAAAAGAACCTCAAATTTCCTCTTGTGGCAATCCGCCTATGCGGAGTATGTTTTTCAAGATGTTCTTTTCCCCGATTTTACGAAGAACCATATTTGGGCCGCTATAGATGAATATGCTCATCGTGACCGTCGTTTCGGTGGGGTCAAATAG
- a CDS encoding VIT1/CCC1 transporter family protein yields MNSKKTTDVSTPTRKQINRWQRYLANERAEAAVYRELARKKTGEERTILLEIAEAEHRHEEYWLERLGDRVGMPRSPSWGTRFLGWMAKNMGSVWVLALMQSAETRSPYLKDTDATEQMIADEAIHAEVVRGLAARGRENMSGSFRAAVFGANDGLVSNLALVLGVIGSGISHHTVLVTGLSGLLAGALSMGAGEYVSVSSQRKLLAASEPNPEAKRIVPKLDMNANELALVYRARGYDAEDARQKAVEVFGEVTRAMSAQEQPGARDTARRMANPVYAESHDVVGTALGAAISSFLFFASGAIIPVLPFLLGMTGLAAVVVACTLVGIALLCTGGTVGLLSGTSVVKRALFQLAIGAGAASVTFLLGRIFAG; encoded by the coding sequence ATGAATTCGAAAAAGACCACTGATGTTTCTACCCCTACCCGCAAACAAATCAACCGGTGGCAGCGTTATTTAGCGAATGAACGCGCTGAAGCTGCTGTGTATCGCGAACTTGCCCGAAAGAAAACGGGGGAAGAACGCACCATCCTTTTAGAGATCGCCGAAGCCGAGCACCGTCACGAAGAGTATTGGCTGGAACGCCTTGGTGATCGAGTAGGAATGCCGCGTTCTCCCAGCTGGGGGACGCGTTTTCTCGGTTGGATGGCGAAGAACATGGGGTCCGTGTGGGTCTTGGCACTTATGCAGTCCGCAGAGACCCGGTCCCCGTATTTGAAAGACACCGACGCTACCGAGCAGATGATTGCCGACGAAGCGATCCATGCCGAGGTTGTTCGGGGCCTGGCAGCTCGCGGGCGGGAAAACATGTCGGGGAGTTTCCGCGCGGCTGTATTTGGTGCCAACGATGGTCTGGTATCGAACTTGGCGCTGGTGCTCGGTGTGATCGGGTCCGGAATTTCGCATCACACTGTCCTGGTGACGGGCTTGTCTGGTTTGTTAGCTGGTGCCTTGTCGATGGGGGCTGGGGAGTACGTTTCGGTGTCCTCGCAGCGAAAACTGCTTGCAGCGTCAGAGCCCAATCCGGAAGCGAAGCGGATCGTCCCTAAGTTGGACATGAATGCCAATGAGTTGGCCTTGGTATATCGGGCGAGGGGATATGACGCTGAAGACGCCCGTCAGAAAGCTGTTGAAGTTTTTGGTGAGGTCACCCGCGCGATGTCCGCGCAGGAGCAGCCAGGAGCTCGTGATACTGCACGTCGAATGGCTAACCCAGTTTATGCGGAGTCGCATGATGTGGTGGGCACTGCCTTGGGTGCGGCGATATCTAGCTTCTTGTTCTTTGCTTCCGGTGCCATCATCCCAGTCTTGCCGTTCTTATTGGGGATGACGGGACTCGCTGCGGTGGTGGTGGCCTGCACGCTGGTGGGGATTGCACTTTTGTGCACAGGAGGAACCGTCGGTTTGCTTTCCGGAACATCTGTGGTCAAGCGTGCGTTATTCCAGCTTGCGATCGGTGCTGGCGCGGCCAGCGTGACGTTTTTACTGGGCCGTATCTTCGCGGGATAA
- a CDS encoding Fur family transcriptional regulator — protein sequence MTTTPRRKTIGIRSTRQRAAVEDTLADLPRFASAGDIHRRIVDKGESVGLTTVYRTLQALADAGEVDVLNSLGGEALYRKCNSSTHHHHLVCTNCGAAVEIDGGPVEEWSQQAADEHGYVLTGHTAEVFGLCPRCHGKKS from the coding sequence ATGACTACGACACCACGCCGTAAAACAATCGGCATACGATCCACCCGTCAAAGGGCAGCCGTCGAGGATACCCTCGCTGACCTTCCTCGGTTTGCCTCTGCCGGCGACATTCACCGTCGCATCGTCGATAAAGGTGAGAGCGTCGGGCTCACCACTGTGTACAGGACACTTCAGGCACTTGCCGACGCCGGAGAAGTCGACGTTCTCAACAGTTTGGGTGGCGAGGCGCTATACCGGAAGTGCAACTCCTCCACGCACCACCACCATCTGGTGTGCACTAACTGTGGCGCCGCAGTAGAGATCGACGGAGGCCCCGTCGAAGAGTGGTCACAACAGGCCGCCGACGAGCACGGCTACGTCCTCACTGGCCACACCGCTGAAGTATTCGGCCTATGCCCACGCTGCCACGGTAAGAAGTCGTAA
- a CDS encoding (2Fe-2S)-binding protein, translated as MSCNIAATQRQFQLESEKDAAHLWLYSFCNTLVAPSLWLMVQESLCPSPNIDDGILQHREGMWWSFHPGAMTTCDQFGAIFADTIRPVIESLSEVTSASPAPLRAIAVDALGSAATEAGNDDFAPEEGEECAATCEHAFCEEAASWGARVPPFRSQWITDAMGEERVVVVRSSCCMMYRSPMADMCTNCPRRDKESRRNLLEL; from the coding sequence ATGAGCTGCAACATTGCCGCTACCCAACGCCAATTCCAGTTAGAGTCGGAGAAAGACGCAGCCCACCTGTGGCTCTACAGTTTTTGCAACACCCTCGTCGCTCCCTCGCTGTGGCTTATGGTGCAGGAGTCACTGTGTCCCAGCCCGAACATTGACGATGGTATTCTCCAGCACCGCGAAGGCATGTGGTGGAGCTTCCATCCCGGGGCAATGACAACGTGTGATCAATTCGGCGCAATTTTTGCCGACACTATCCGGCCCGTCATCGAATCCCTTTCTGAGGTGACGTCCGCTTCGCCGGCCCCGCTACGGGCCATTGCTGTCGACGCTTTAGGAAGCGCCGCCACGGAAGCGGGAAACGACGACTTCGCACCGGAAGAAGGGGAAGAGTGTGCAGCAACGTGTGAACACGCGTTCTGCGAAGAAGCTGCGTCATGGGGTGCTCGGGTACCTCCATTCCGTTCCCAGTGGATTACCGATGCAATGGGAGAGGAGCGTGTCGTCGTTGTGAGGTCATCGTGCTGCATGATGTATCGCTCGCCGATGGCGGATATGTGCACGAACTGTCCGCGTCGGGATAAAGAATCTCGGCGGAACCTTCTCGAGCTGTAG
- a CDS encoding SLC13 family permease, whose translation MPFDQLLSLILLALVFLLAISKKLNIGILALAATLPLAVIAGVDAKQVFEFFDGKLVVLIAGVSLLFAHMKESGALTWLIVKIFDVVGDRVYVLPWAVFILGAALSTAGAFATAPIALLVPMVAYVSSRTRHMFFVNELAVIIGANMAGPSPLNPVGALISSIAADHNVSYSKWGVWAVAMVTAVAAVAVLQIIFTATKWGRARANMKPEQVIEGAADDAVERPVYAICSGLALIMFVVCVIAFGWDVGLTAMAMVVILQLAFNPPEKALLKTVPWNAIILLTGLLTYLGVMKHIGTMDSIQHAMLSIGSSAVLLAAIVYLTTLLCNIESSTLGVLGLALPIAMSSFPGNEHMTWVIAAIAAPAALMVVNPVHVAGTLVVAQVQEDKQNRTFRLLLSLAISMGVIAPLFLLAYPMMVV comes from the coding sequence ATGCCCTTTGACCAGTTACTTTCGTTGATACTCCTGGCTCTTGTGTTCTTACTAGCAATTAGTAAGAAGCTGAATATCGGTATCCTGGCTCTTGCGGCGACCCTTCCTCTCGCCGTGATCGCGGGCGTCGATGCCAAGCAAGTTTTTGAATTTTTTGACGGCAAGCTTGTTGTTTTGATCGCCGGCGTCTCGCTGCTCTTCGCTCATATGAAAGAATCGGGCGCGTTGACGTGGTTGATAGTCAAAATTTTCGACGTCGTAGGCGATCGAGTCTACGTTTTGCCCTGGGCAGTGTTTATCTTGGGTGCGGCATTATCGACGGCGGGCGCTTTTGCCACCGCACCCATTGCGTTATTGGTACCCATGGTGGCCTATGTTTCGTCGCGGACGCGCCACATGTTCTTCGTCAATGAACTCGCTGTGATTATCGGGGCGAATATGGCTGGTCCGTCGCCGTTGAACCCCGTCGGGGCGCTGATTAGTTCCATCGCTGCTGATCACAATGTGTCTTATTCCAAGTGGGGCGTGTGGGCCGTCGCGATGGTGACAGCGGTGGCCGCTGTGGCTGTGCTCCAAATCATTTTCACAGCGACGAAGTGGGGCCGTGCTCGTGCGAATATGAAGCCTGAACAGGTTATAGAAGGCGCAGCAGATGATGCTGTGGAGCGGCCTGTTTATGCGATTTGCTCGGGCCTTGCCTTAATCATGTTTGTTGTTTGCGTGATTGCTTTCGGCTGGGATGTTGGATTGACCGCGATGGCGATGGTCGTCATTTTGCAGTTGGCCTTTAACCCGCCGGAAAAGGCCTTGCTGAAAACGGTGCCATGGAATGCCATCATCTTGCTGACTGGTTTGCTGACGTACTTGGGCGTCATGAAGCATATAGGCACGATGGATTCAATCCAGCACGCGATGTTGTCTATCGGCAGCTCGGCTGTGCTCCTTGCCGCCATTGTCTACTTGACCACCCTGTTGTGCAATATCGAATCGTCGACGCTGGGAGTGCTGGGGCTTGCCTTGCCGATTGCGATGTCATCATTCCCGGGGAATGAACACATGACGTGGGTGATAGCGGCGATTGCAGCGCCCGCGGCGTTAATGGTGGTTAACCCCGTGCACGTTGCCGGGACCCTTGTTGTTGCTCAAGTGCAGGAAGACAAGCAGAATAGGACGTTCCGGTTGCTGCTTAGCTTGGCAATCTCAATGGGCGTGATTGCTCCGCTCTTCCTGTTGGCCTATCCGATGATGGTGGTCTAA
- a CDS encoding DEAD/DEAH box helicase has product MADEPTTPTDFETNSVKGGESASSAMGNESEGPTQGTDMSVNENVDEQRGAEDDALTLDDVISADSVDDSKDKSEPTTSSDVADSGDEAHTASAENGGDETRAEDAPEQESTSDQDTSDKETSAKDASTDTDDDKDEGPSFDDLDLSEDVVRAVKKVGFETPSPIQAATIPILAQGRDVVGLAQTGTGKTAAFALPILSRLDRSQKKPQALVLSPTRELALQVADAFQEFADHLGGVHVLPIYGGQSYGIQLSGLRRGAHIVVGTPGRVIDHLERGSLDLSELKYLVLDEADEMLNMGFQEDVERILADTPEHKQTALFSATMPASIRRLSKQYLEDPREVTITSQQRTADNIHQQYLLVNHHYKLDALTRILEVTEFDAMIMFARTKQNTEELAEKLRARGFSAAAINGDMAQNQRERTVDQLRDGRLDILVATDVAARGLDVERISHVVNYDIPHDTESYVHRIGRTGRAGRSGEAILFVTPRERRLLRSIERATKSSIEEMQLPTVDEVNETRKAKFAQSITESLADPQVDLFRGLINSYAEEHETPLADIAAALATQSQSGDEFLLKEDTIRRNNRRHDRGGRRNDREPDTRSLSERFSGKEPPRFTDRTGKEMAVYKIAVGKRQQVRPGAIVGAIANEGGLNSRDFGKISIFSEHSLVELPADLPMEVFEALEDTRVSGQLIKIEPDPGAPAGRPGARNRDRQSGDRRGRFNDRGHGDRRSRGRDGGRGFNDRGFHGRGRDDRGRGGRGGRDSWDRGNRRRDGGRNDRNRGGRQFNDRGHRFSNRGRDDRF; this is encoded by the coding sequence ATGGCTGACGAGCCCACCACCCCGACCGACTTTGAGACAAACTCCGTTAAGGGAGGCGAGAGCGCAAGCTCCGCAATGGGAAATGAGAGTGAAGGCCCGACGCAGGGCACTGACATGAGTGTGAATGAGAATGTGGATGAGCAACGCGGCGCTGAGGATGATGCGTTGACGTTGGACGACGTGATCTCCGCTGATTCGGTGGATGATTCGAAGGATAAGTCTGAGCCGACGACGAGCTCAGACGTGGCAGATAGTGGGGATGAGGCACACACCGCTTCGGCTGAAAACGGCGGTGACGAAACCCGTGCGGAGGATGCGCCTGAGCAGGAGAGCACGTCCGATCAGGACACCTCGGACAAAGAAACGTCGGCCAAAGATGCATCAACGGACACCGATGATGACAAGGACGAGGGCCCGTCTTTCGACGATCTTGACTTAAGCGAGGACGTCGTCCGTGCTGTAAAAAAGGTCGGATTTGAGACCCCGTCGCCTATCCAGGCGGCCACGATTCCGATCCTGGCTCAGGGGAGGGATGTTGTCGGCTTAGCTCAGACCGGTACCGGTAAGACTGCTGCCTTCGCTTTGCCGATCCTGTCGCGTTTGGACCGGTCGCAGAAGAAACCTCAAGCATTGGTGTTGTCCCCAACGCGTGAGCTCGCGCTGCAGGTGGCAGATGCGTTCCAGGAATTCGCTGACCACTTGGGTGGTGTGCATGTTCTCCCGATCTATGGTGGGCAGTCGTACGGCATTCAGTTGTCGGGGCTGCGTCGTGGCGCCCACATTGTGGTGGGCACGCCCGGTCGCGTGATTGATCATTTGGAACGTGGCAGTCTCGATCTTTCCGAGCTCAAATACCTCGTCTTGGATGAGGCGGACGAGATGCTCAACATGGGTTTCCAGGAGGATGTTGAGCGCATTCTCGCTGACACCCCGGAGCATAAGCAGACCGCGTTGTTCTCCGCGACGATGCCCGCGTCGATCCGTCGGTTGTCAAAGCAGTACCTGGAGGATCCGCGCGAAGTCACGATTACCTCGCAACAGCGCACGGCGGACAATATTCATCAGCAGTATTTGCTGGTCAACCACCACTATAAGCTGGACGCACTGACTCGTATCCTCGAGGTTACCGAGTTTGACGCGATGATCATGTTTGCGCGGACGAAACAGAATACTGAGGAACTCGCGGAGAAGCTTCGTGCCCGTGGTTTCTCTGCTGCCGCGATTAATGGTGACATGGCGCAGAATCAGCGTGAGCGTACCGTCGACCAGTTGCGCGATGGCCGTCTAGATATTTTGGTTGCGACGGATGTGGCGGCCCGTGGCTTAGATGTGGAGCGCATTTCCCACGTCGTTAACTATGACATTCCGCATGATACGGAGTCATATGTTCACCGCATTGGACGTACGGGCCGTGCGGGGCGCTCTGGTGAAGCGATCTTGTTTGTGACCCCGCGTGAGCGACGTTTGCTGAGGTCCATCGAGCGCGCGACTAAGTCCTCGATTGAGGAAATGCAATTGCCGACGGTTGATGAGGTCAATGAGACCCGCAAGGCGAAGTTTGCGCAGTCGATCACGGAGTCCTTGGCGGATCCCCAAGTCGATTTATTCCGGGGCCTGATCAACTCCTACGCCGAGGAACATGAAACACCGCTGGCAGATATTGCTGCTGCACTCGCAACTCAATCACAATCCGGTGACGAATTCTTGCTGAAGGAAGACACCATCCGGCGCAATAATCGTCGTCATGATCGAGGGGGCCGCAGAAATGACCGTGAGCCTGATACTCGTAGTTTGAGTGAGCGTTTTAGTGGCAAGGAACCGCCGCGGTTCACTGATCGCACTGGTAAAGAAATGGCTGTGTATAAGATTGCAGTGGGCAAGCGTCAGCAGGTTCGACCCGGTGCCATTGTGGGTGCCATTGCGAATGAAGGTGGCCTCAATTCTCGTGATTTCGGTAAGATCTCGATCTTCTCTGAGCATTCTCTAGTTGAGCTTCCGGCGGATCTTCCCATGGAGGTTTTTGAGGCGTTGGAGGATACGCGCGTGTCCGGCCAGCTCATCAAGATTGAGCCGGATCCAGGTGCACCGGCGGGGCGGCCGGGGGCGCGTAATCGAGATCGCCAATCGGGTGATCGACGCGGCCGGTTCAATGATCGTGGTCACGGCGACCGGCGCTCTCGTGGTCGTGATGGTGGTCGTGGGTTCAATGACCGTGGGTTCCATGGACGGGGTCGTGATGATCGTGGTCGCGGTGGTCGCGGTGGTCGCGATTCGTGGGATCGTGGGAATCGACGTCGTGATGGGGGCCGCAACGATCGGAACCGTGGTGGCCGCCAATTTAATGATCGCGGTCATCGCTTCAGTAACCGTGGTCGCGACGACCGGTTTTAA
- a CDS encoding HNH endonuclease family protein produces MTMFLVVAIVALGHRPETSERRSLDKLLSSARIIDYRTTILGYQRDKFGDGWARSPTPEGTWCTTRQHVLREQLDDIKTADTCDVVRGHGLDPYTGKKLTIGSINIDHIVPLAAAWDLGAARWSREERMSFANDRKRNLVVTDSHVNRKKSDKTPEEWMPPSAEQACWYATTYAKVIVAYDLALTKRDASALRDAC; encoded by the coding sequence ATGACCATGTTTCTTGTTGTAGCAATCGTCGCACTCGGGCACCGCCCTGAAACTAGCGAGCGTCGATCCTTGGACAAGCTTCTGTCGTCGGCTCGAATCATTGACTATCGAACCACAATCCTGGGATATCAACGCGATAAGTTCGGCGATGGGTGGGCGCGATCCCCTACTCCCGAGGGCACATGGTGCACCACTCGGCAACACGTCCTCCGTGAACAACTTGATGACATAAAAACTGCCGACACCTGCGACGTTGTGCGTGGGCATGGGCTCGACCCCTACACGGGCAAGAAACTCACCATCGGGTCTATCAATATCGACCACATTGTGCCACTCGCTGCAGCGTGGGACTTGGGCGCGGCGCGATGGTCTCGCGAGGAACGGATGAGCTTCGCCAACGATAGAAAAAGGAACCTGGTAGTGACCGATTCCCACGTGAACAGGAAAAAGAGCGACAAAACACCAGAAGAATGGATGCCACCGAGCGCAGAGCAAGCCTGCTGGTACGCCACCACCTACGCAAAGGTGATTGTTGCGTACGATCTTGCCCTTACTAAACGAGACGCGAGTGCACTCCGAGATGCCTGTTGA
- the putP gene encoding sodium/proline symporter PutP, with protein sequence MSQQTWFIIAMVIYLLAMLAIGLYSFRQTDEYDDYMLGGRGLHPFVAALSAGASDMSGWLLMGLPGAMYVSGFGQLWMPIGLLIGCWANWKWTAPRLRSYTEIADNSITIPSFLEKRLDDKTHALRIAAGLIILIFFTFYVASGMVSGGKYFQSTFGGDYLVGMLVIACVTVAYTFIGGFLAVSYTDTVQGLIMFIALILVPTFALLHMNDAASIWTYQTEHNYGFHEALSSNPHWFSLFNGVSFITAISGLAWGLGYFGQPHIIVRFMALRKPSEARSGRRYGVAWMFLCIIGATMVAVIGPAFFGKDPSIHIDDTVNYETIFLDMGQILFHPLIAGLILTAVLAAIMSTIASQLLVVSSALVEDIYNGLINKNASHKTLINLSRAAVIMVAVVAALLALDPNSQILNLVSFAWAGFGSAFGPMVVAALYWRRLNYQGALAGMVTGAVVAFVWGQWIVDTPFGNGLYEMIPGVICSTIAIIAVTLATPEPEKSITEGFDEASRLARVAEANPELNIATAQEKIEEGSIKA encoded by the coding sequence GTGAGTCAACAAACGTGGTTCATTATCGCCATGGTGATCTATCTGCTCGCCATGCTTGCGATAGGTCTGTATTCGTTCCGGCAAACCGATGAATACGACGATTACATGCTAGGCGGGCGCGGCCTGCATCCTTTCGTCGCCGCACTTTCTGCCGGAGCGTCGGACATGTCCGGCTGGCTCCTCATGGGGCTGCCTGGCGCCATGTACGTATCAGGCTTCGGTCAACTGTGGATGCCCATTGGCCTCCTGATCGGTTGTTGGGCCAACTGGAAGTGGACCGCCCCACGATTGCGTTCCTACACAGAGATCGCGGATAACTCCATCACCATTCCGTCGTTCTTGGAAAAGCGTCTTGATGACAAAACCCATGCGCTGCGCATCGCCGCTGGCCTCATCATTTTGATTTTCTTCACTTTCTACGTGGCGTCGGGAATGGTGTCCGGTGGCAAGTACTTCCAGTCAACGTTTGGTGGCGACTACCTCGTCGGCATGTTGGTCATCGCGTGTGTGACCGTCGCATATACCTTTATCGGCGGATTCTTGGCTGTGTCCTACACGGATACAGTCCAGGGCCTGATTATGTTCATCGCGCTAATTCTGGTCCCCACCTTCGCTTTGCTGCACATGAACGATGCCGCCTCAATCTGGACTTACCAAACCGAGCACAACTACGGCTTCCACGAAGCATTGAGCTCCAACCCTCACTGGTTCTCTCTCTTCAATGGCGTGTCTTTTATCACCGCCATCTCAGGATTGGCATGGGGCTTGGGCTACTTCGGACAGCCGCACATCATCGTGCGCTTCATGGCACTGCGTAAGCCCTCTGAGGCGCGGTCCGGACGTCGCTATGGCGTCGCGTGGATGTTCCTTTGCATCATTGGCGCAACTATGGTGGCTGTCATCGGTCCCGCCTTCTTCGGCAAAGACCCCTCAATCCACATCGACGACACCGTCAACTACGAGACGATCTTCCTGGATATGGGGCAGATCTTGTTCCACCCGCTGATCGCTGGTCTCATTTTGACGGCGGTCCTCGCAGCTATCATGTCGACAATCGCCTCTCAGTTGCTTGTTGTCTCGTCGGCCCTGGTTGAGGACATTTACAACGGGCTGATCAACAAGAACGCGAGCCATAAGACGTTGATCAACCTCTCCCGCGCTGCCGTGATCATGGTGGCTGTGGTCGCAGCTCTGCTGGCTTTGGATCCGAACAGTCAGATTCTCAATCTGGTGTCCTTTGCCTGGGCCGGCTTCGGGTCTGCATTCGGCCCAATGGTTGTGGCCGCACTGTATTGGCGTCGCCTGAACTACCAGGGCGCCCTGGCCGGAATGGTAACCGGTGCGGTCGTGGCCTTCGTCTGGGGTCAGTGGATCGTTGACACGCCATTCGGCAACGGGCTCTACGAGATGATTCCGGGCGTCATTTGCAGCACCATCGCTATCATCGCGGTGACCTTAGCAACCCCCGAACCTGAAAAGAGCATCACTGAGGGCTTCGACGAGGCCTCCCGCCTTGCCCGTGTCGCGGAAGCGAACCCCGAGCTGAACATCGCAACAGCTCAGGAAAAGATCGAGGAAGGCAGCATCAAGGCCTAG